In Balaenoptera musculus isolate JJ_BM4_2016_0621 chromosome 17, mBalMus1.pri.v3, whole genome shotgun sequence, a genomic segment contains:
- the LOC118883801 gene encoding LOW QUALITY PROTEIN: calreticulin-like (The sequence of the model RefSeq protein was modified relative to this genomic sequence to represent the inferred CDS: inserted 1 base in 1 codon; substituted 1 base at 1 genomic stop codon) yields the protein MLLLCLLGLATAEPAIYFKEQXDGDGWTERWIESKHKPDFGKFVLSSGKFYGNQEKDKGLQTSQGARFYTPSARFEPFSNKGHTLVVQFTMKRERNIEHGGSYVKLFPDGLDQRDMRGDSEYNIMFGPDTCGPGTKKVQVIFNYKGKNVLINKDIRCKNDEFTHLYMLIVWPDNTYEAKVDNNQVESGSLEDDWDFLPPKKIKDPDASKPEDSDEXAKTDDPTDSKPEDWDKPEHIPDPDAKKPEDWDEEMDGEWELTVIQNPEHKGEWKPRQTDNPDYKGIWIHPQIDNPEYSPDSNIHAYENFAVLGLDLWQVKSGTIFDNFLITNNEAYAEEFGSETWGVTKAAEKQMKDKQDEEQRLKEEEEKKRKEDEEDEDDDEEDEAEKVEEEEEDAAAGQAKDELQGPQHRLQGWTEA from the exons ATGCTGCTGCTCTGCCTTCTTGGCCTGGCCACCGCTGAACCCGCCATTTACTTCAAGGAGC TTGACGGAGATGGGTGGACTGAGCGCTGGATCGAATCCAAACACAAACCAGATTTTGGCAAATTCGTTCTCAGTTCTGGCAAGTTCTACGGTAACCAGGAGAAAGATAAAGGGCTGCAGACAAGCCAGGGTGCCAGGTTTTACACTCCGTCGGCCAGATTCGAGCCCTTCAGCAATAAGGGTCATACACTGGTGGTACAGTTCACCATGAAACGCGAACGGAACATCGAACATGGGGGCAGCTACGTGAAGCTATTTCCAGATGGTCTGGACCAGAGAGATATGCGTGGAGACTCCGAATACAACATCATGTTTGGCCCGGACACCTGTGGCCCTGGCACCAAGAAGGTTCAGGTCATCTTCAACTACAAGGGCAAGAACGTGCTGATCAACAAGGATATCCGTTGCAAAAATGATGAATTCACACACCTTTACATGCTGATTGTGTGGCCTGATAATACCTATGAGGCAAAGGTTGACAACAACCAGGTGGAGTCAGGCTCCTTGGAGGACGATTGGGATTTCTTGCCCCCCAAGAAGATAAAGGATCCTGATGCTTCAAAGCCTGAAGACTCGGACGAGTGAGCCAAGACTGATGACCCTACAGACTCCAAGCCTGAGGACTGGGACAAGCCTGAGCACATTCCTGACCCCGATGCTAAGAAGCCCGAGGACTGGGATGAAGAGATGGATGGAGAATGGGAACTAACAGTGATTCAGAACCCAGAGCACAAGGGTGAGTGGAAGCCCCGGCAGACTGACAACCCAGATTACAAGGGCATTTGGATCCACCCACAGATCGACAACCCTGAGTATTCCCCTGATAGCAACATCCACGCCTATGAAAACTTTGCTGTACTGGGCTTGGATCTCTGGCAGGTCAAGTCTGGCACCATCTTTGACAACTTCCTCATCACCAACAATGAAGCGTATGCTGAGGAGTTTGGCAGTGAGACATGGGGTGTTACGAAGGcagcagaaaaacaaatgaaggacaAGCAAGACGAAGAACAGAGgctaaaggaggaggaggagaagaagcgcaaggaagatgaggaggatgAGGATGACGATGAGGAGGACGAGGCTGagaaagtggaggaggaggaggaagatgctGCCGCTGGCCAGGCCAAGGATGAGCTGCAGGGGCCACAGCACCGCCTCCAGGGCTGGACTGAGGCCTGA